The following DNA comes from Magnolia sinica isolate HGM2019 chromosome 18, MsV1, whole genome shotgun sequence.
AGGCCGGGCTCGAGCGTGTGGGCCTCGTTTGGTGCACCAATTCGTCCAATagccttattttttggattttttagcTCGACTGGCTGTATTTCATGTTGATCTTGATTCTAACGGGTTTTAGGTTCAGACTGAAATTTGGGTTTGGTTGGGTTCAGGGTTTAAGTCTAGGTTAAGGTggggtttagggcctgtttgtttttgcGGGTAGGGTGAAATCACCGCGAAATGGGTATTTATGATCATTTCGCGCGTTTGATTGATAGACGGGCGGCGTGCAGATGGCAGGGGTGATTTCACGTTTCCAAGACAAGGGATTTGCTAGGAAATCTCAACGATTCGGGCGAGATTTATTTCAAGACTACAAGATTGGACGGAAGGGAGGGTGGTCCGTGAGAGCACGTAACACCTCGGGCTCATCTCCATCTATATATCAGTGTCCCCGCCCAAACCGCATATCCATCTCTCGCAACGCTCCCTCACAAGTACGTCTTCCTGCAAACCTCATCTCGCATGTACTCCCGCTCCGCTCCAACTTCGCATTTGCAATCCTGCCTAACCTATCGTCTTCCTTTAAACAGGTTGCCGTGCTTGAGCGGGAACAAGGCCGGTCGCAACACTGTGTGCttaggattgagggagagagaatgTGATAGCAGAATCTGGCAGAGGTGAGGAGAAAATCTCTTGAAGATTCCTATTCTCATTGggaaatcaaagcttcaaaaacAGCAGGTTGGTTTTTGAAGCTTCgtttttttctatttctatttttttatttgttttctcCTCTATGGTGGgtgggagagtatggaaattatGCTCATTTTTAGCTGctgctttcttctctctctctctccatttttattcattttggttttgttgctatgaattttgaattgagattctagatggtttttttttttctttttctttttgttttgttttgttttgaagaGAAGGATTGCATGGAAATTGTGGTTTTATAGATGTCAGTTTTcagttttcagtttttttttttttctgagatgGGCTGTGTTATCGAAAATGGTGCGTTGGTCTGGTTATTTTGTTTTTCAGATTCTGttactcttatttatttatttaatttattttctgcattcTGGAATTTTCTAGGGTATTTGGAGCATTTCTGATGTGGGGTTTTCTTTTTATACTCATTGCTTTTCCAAGTGCTTACTATTAGTAAAATCTGATCTGTGGTTTAGAAAAATCTTATCTGTGGTTTAGTTATTAAATATCTGTGGTTTAGTAAAATTGAGTCTTTGAGTTCACCCAACCTAACTGGATATCAAGTCCAGTTTTTAAACTATGCTGTTGTGCTGTCCCTACCTAAACATCATATTCAAAAGGGTAGAAGATGCCATATATGGCCTCGTCATTATCCATGGAGAAGTGGGCAGAGTTCAGTAATGGAGCAGATCATCAATCAATGGAAAGGTCAGTTGCCAATTTGTTCTGGCCTATTCTACAAAATCCATGCATTGTATCAGGTTCCTATCTTGACCCAGTTATTTGCTAATTTAGTGGATGTTGGCAACTACAAAATCCATGCATTGTATCAGGTtcctattttttgtttttttttttatttgagtaATTTGGGTTCTTGTATTGGTGGATTACTACAACTTTTTGCTTCTGATTGCTGTTGGGTTTTGTCGTGCTATtcaggtttttctttttctttttcaggtgGGTGTTTTGAAAATTTGGGATTACCACAACTTTTTGCTTCTGattgccttttctttttctttttcttggcatGCTCCATCTCTTCAAATTAttattagtgtttttttttttttttgtttttgttttaaggATGAAGACATTTGATTAAGATTAAATTCTCAGAACTAATGTCATACACATATGGCAATCCAAACAACCAAACCTATTGTGGATGAACTTAgcccaaaaatcatactgaatgggcaatcttaaccatctgatttcccATTACTCTTACACTGGTGAATAATTTATTGAGTAGTCCCCACCAATTGGACAGTTAGGAAGATTTAACCACAGTGCAATTTTCAGCGCACCGCTAGGAGCTAATCCAATATCTTGTTAAAGTCTAGCAAGATCTTGTATGGAGCACCATTACGGGTGGCATGATCAAGTATcgtctcttattttcatttactgCAATTGATAGAAGATTGAAAATGTCAAAAATTAGGATTGTTAGGTAAATCCAGTAACTTCTCTTCTGAATTACCAATAGACGAGCTCTGTTATGGCTGCTTGCAAGAGCAGGATCTTCAATCATACTCTTCCCACAAGTGTTGATGTGGAATTACCATTTGAGAGTCTGATTTTCTTTATGAGTTTTGATTTTGGTAGGcccgagcctggcccattgacagccctattcaATGTAACCTAGATGGCAAATGCATTAAAATTTGTCAGATTGGAAAATCGTAGTAATAGGTTTTTTGATCTTTTTTCTGGTTGAATCAGAGACATTActgtatatttttttcttaaccattatttattttttgaaccaCAACTCTTCTTCTCCATTAATCTGTTTCAGTTTTCATGACTTTTCCATTAAAACCCATCAATGTAATTTTTCTGTCCCAAAATACATATTGTCGTGTCCTCGTCCTAATCAAAGTCACATGCATCCTATATAGAGAGGGGTGAATCAATATGGATGGGAGCGACTGGTCGAACGAAGAGTTAGAATTCTTCACGGTTATATTGGCAGCGGGATCTGCTGCAATTGCTACTGGGGAGTATTGTCGCACGTACCTCTTTCGAAACCCTCCCAGGTCTGCTGATTATGACCATGCCTGTATTATCAATGAGATTATTAGGGTAAGGGAGACTGATTGTGTTTCGCAACTACGGATGAAAAAGATCACGTTCTTCAATCTTTCCTCAATCTTGCAAGATAAGGGACTGTTGGCGGATGCGAAGCACGCAAGTATGGAAGAACAACTTGTCATGTTTCTTCATACATTAAGCCACAATGTCCGGAACCGAGTGATTGGACATCATTTTATAAGGTCAGGCGAAACCGTAAGTCGATATTTTAATCGAGTCTTGGATGCAGTTGTCTCTTTATATGCAGACTTTGTTACACTACCTACACTCGATACCGCATCTGAGATTTCATCCAACCCACATTGGGCGGATTACTTTCAGGTATGATAATAGATATACTCATCACAATTAATTACGATCTGTCGGGATTGAATTACATATGCCAATATCACATAATGATTAACAAGTTTAACTTAGGATTGTATCGGAGCAATTGATGGGACATGCATCCCAGCTTTCGTAGCATCCGCGGATAGTGCTGTCTATTGAAATAAGAAAGGATATATATCACATAATGTCTTGGCTTCTTGCAAGTTCGACATGAAGTTCGTGTACGTGTTAGTGGGATGGGAAGGTTTTGCATCAGATGCACGCGTTTTGTAAAGTGCCTTAACTCACTCAAGCGATCCTTTCGTAATACCCAGTGGTAAAACCCATGGACATCAAATACTCTGATGGCTTTATAACATCAAATGAATAAGAATTGATATTGAtcagaaattatttttaaaatatagttAAATACTACGTAGTTGATACAGGATATGCGCACTCACCCGGTTTCATGGCCCTATATCGTGGTGTACATTACCATCTTAATGAGTATCGTACCGGTCGGAAACCATCCAATGCTCGGGAGTTATTCAGTTATCGCCATGCACAACTGAGGAATATAATAGAAAGATGTTTTGGAGTTTTGAAAGTCATGTTCCCAATTATGAAGACTGCTCCACAATATCCGATACAAACTCAAGTAAAGATAATGCTAGCTTGTTGTGTGTTATACAACTTCATAAGAATATCTGGAGACGATGACATGTTTGAAGTTGAGGAGTCGTCAAGTTTGGTGCCGATGGTGTGATCCCATCACCTACAGAAGTATCCGTCCTCGATGAAGGTCGTGTGCTGTTGAATGTCACTCCACATGAAAGAGAGGAGTGGGCCAGAAAACGCGATGAAATAGCTTCCAGAATGTGGAACCAAGCTCATCTAGTGAGTCAAACAAATTAAATGCATTGTAATGAGACGTACATCAAAGATGGTTTAACTGAGTATCATTCAAGACTGTCAAATTAGATCACTATTTTCTGTGTGacatattttgttttatttaataTGCAAGCTTTTTTGGACTTCATATTATTTACTCATGCGGTAGAATAATTTTTTTAACTTGTTGTCGCATCATTTATCTTCTCATAGATTGAGGTAGACCAAAGTGGCTCCGTGTCATCGAATAGAGACTCTGTACTATCTACTCCGACGAAATATCACGTTGGATCACCTACTAGTACCCCACGGAGATCGCCCAGGAAACATACACTGAACAGTGGAATTGAGGACCAGTCCTATGGAGGTGTCCTTCGTTGGATGGACGACATCCTAATTGAAGGATTAATGGAGTTAGTCATTGCTGGAAGACGAAGTGGTGCTGGATTTAAAATAGAATCATTTACAGGAATCGTTGAAAATATGATGTTGAAGTTACGCCTCAAGATCACTAATGTGAACGTAAAAAATTGCATCCACACAGTGAAAAAAAACTTCTTCACTGTCAAAGATCTACGGAGTGCGTCTGGTTTTGGATGAGACCCAGACCTACAAATTGTCGTCGCATCAGATGAAGTGTGGATGGACTACGTTAAGGTGTAGTTTCTTTAACAATTACATCATATCTTATCATACAAAGTGCAATATTAATGACTGGTTCTTTTTTTTGTGTTATGTCTAGTCTCATCCAGATGTTGCCCAGTTTCGCGGCAAACCCATGCCCAGATATGATGATCTCGAGTTCATTTTCGGAAACGACAAGGCTATTGGTAAAGCATCTGCCACTGGTAACTTCCCTCCCTGTGCAACCACTCCTCGATGGAGAGAAATAGATGTGTCGTTTAACCACACTGTTGATctgaatgatgatattaacataatATCTTCTGAAGAACGTGGCGATGATGCACCGCATATCCATTGGTCTGACGACAGCCCTGGAGGCGACAACATTCCTCGTCCGAGTCCGACACAGCATGGGAATGCCTCCCGCAACACGAATTCCATGGTTAATTCTAAAAAGAGACCGAGGGTGGAGCGACCTGAACATCAAATTGGCATCGGGATGGTCGATATTGGGGGTGCCATGAAGTCAATTGCCATTTCCATCGACAGGGGTCCGAACTTTGGTCGGATGACACAAATTATACCAGCTTTGGAAGAGTTGGAGGGACTGACGGCTGATGAGGTCTTATGGGCAACGAAGTTGCTATCAAAAGAAGAAGCGTATGGGGCCTCCTTCCTTAACTTTGCCAAAGAGAAGAGAATTTCATTCATAAGAATGTTGCTGACTGGGGGTGGACCGCACGTATGAAAGAACATTTTCCCTAGTTTGACTGGCTAGAGGCAATCATTTGTAGGCTTTGCCTTTAAGACAAGTCATTAACTATATTATTTTTGGGACTTGTAAAACTTAATTTTGGATATTTCTACTTGTTTCTTGTTGCACTTTTGGATAACACATCACTTGTTATTAATACTTGAACACAACACGTGCATTGATAGAGATTATTGTTATTAAATTGAACTATATGCAGGCTTTTGTTTAGCGCAAGTTATGGTGACACTTGCGTCACGGACATATTACCCAGTAGGTAATTGGTTATAATTATGGATACTATAAAGATCATTAATGACTTGTGCCAATTAATGATATGTCAATGCAGATGGGCAAGGAGAAGTATTACGTCGTGTTGGTGGGACGTAGGCCTAGAATATACGTGTCTTGGGACGACGCGAGGTTGGAAGTGGAGGGATTTTCTGGAGCGAGACACCGCGCATTCAAGAACTGGAAGGAGGCAGTTGCATACTGGGACGGTCACTTCAGTAAGGCATGTGCACCGTCGAGACCTTGCACGGATTCTCATACAGTTCAGTATACTGCATTTTCTGATGACCTGGACATCCTTCATTGTACGTCGTCGTCCATCCGACAGACGATACAGACGACATCGGCGACCCCGGCCATGGTTTCCAAGGCTATGTCGACTGATGATCTTTGCCCAACAGACAGAGAGATATTCTGTGCCCTTGTAGTTGGTGTCGGTGTCCTTTTTCTTGCCTTCcttgttatttttaaattataagaTGATTGTATATCTTTATCTGCCACTTGTTTCTTTTCTATTCCATCTGATCCCGCACAACTTATGATAGACAGTCTTTTGCTTATCATGTTTTCATATATTTGGACATTTTCGACTGGCGTACATCTGTTGTGATATACCTATATCACACCGCCGTGTCTGATGCGGTCCATGGGAATATATGGCTATGTTCTATGGTGACAGTGATATTGACCAcaatgcatccatccatccattaaatTAGTTTACTTTCATGACCGTTCATTTTCCAAAGCATCCACGGTATAGTTACCATCCACATTCCGCACAACAGTCGAATTGCCAACAAGAAACACGTGTACAAGATCCGAgctttccaaatggttggacataatgcttagatcttttgcttcaaaaatcaggccatttcacaccttaggtaggccacactattcaaaataaatggatgcaTACTGAAAATTATTAACAATTAGTTTGATATGTATGTTCAAATTGACggctgaaattttttaaaatttccaaacaGTGTGCCCTACTTAATGGAAAGGTCAGATCTCACACGTGTTTCAAATTGACACGTGACATCCTTGCGTAACAATTCAAATGGTCTAAATCATGGGCCACAGTGTGGATGGAGCAGATCCCTAGTCCATCAATCCCTTGCAGTCTAATCGATGACGAAGAAACTATGAGATTAGTAGGATGGTACACTGCAGTGGGCTAGATAGATGAACAATCTGGATTACTGAAAGGACGGTTGCTAGGACGCGAGAACCCTGCCCATCTACACATAAGCgcacgtttcctgtaatgtggtccacttgagattgagatatgattgcatttttttctcatattatataataatatatataaatagatggacggcatggatgacacacatacattatggtgggccccacagagaaccgaccagcCGCgaaatggctggtgtcagggcggagtagccaatccgttcccactcATTTTTCTTGCCTCAGCGAACGCGGGAATTGCCATTTCTCtcctttttagaaaattttcaaatacgtGAAATCCAAATGATGGTTTCCGCCACTTCACTGCATTTACCTGAGCAAGTAATAAATGCTCAGGGAAAATGTATTTACCAGCacattgaaaaaacaaacaggcccttaatggttcagattagggttttggggtgcagattagggttttaggatgCAGGTTAGGGTTTTGGGTACGGATTAAGGTTTTGGGTACAAATTAAGGTCATGGTTCTCggactgtcttagccttctcaagatattagcctgggtggggtgtctacagatgcccctctttggctgaGGTTGTGAGCAACCGAgcgccaaagcgagtggac
Coding sequences within:
- the LOC131233464 gene encoding uncharacterized protein LOC131233464; the protein is MDYVKSHPDVAQFRGKPMPRYDDLEFIFGNDKAIGKASATGNFPPCATTPRWREIDVSFNHTVDLNDDINIISSEERGDDAPHIHWSDDSPGGDNIPRPSPTQHGNASRNTNSMVNSKKRPRVERPEHQIGIGMVDIGGAMKSIAISIDRGPNFGRMTQIIPALEELEGLTADEVLWATKLLSKEEAYGASFLNFAKEKRISFIRMLLTGGGPHV